One Pseudomonas sp. AN-1 genomic region harbors:
- the aas gene encoding bifunctional acyl-ACP--phospholipid O-acyltransferase/long-chain-fatty-acid--ACP ligase, whose amino-acid sequence MLKLLLRNLLQRLLRVRVHGETDVFANPRTLIVANHESFLDGLLLGLFLPVDATFVVHSQIASRPLLGFLLRFVPHLAVDSTSPLTMKQIVRLVESGRPVVIFPEGRITRTGSLMKVYDGAGFVAAKTGATVVPVRIDGAARSYFGRLAGVYPRRLLPQVDLYVQPPRQIAMPALPSAKQRRRRAGELMRHILLDMLVASRPRRTLFEAFLDAKAVFGSDYQLVEDVRMVEESYGSLLKMALGLGRLLSRHTAPGEIVGVLTPNAAPTLGLVLGLSLNTRIPAMLNYTAGKDGLQAACTAAAIRTVVASRTFVDKARLGGLLDGLEGVRVLYLEDLKAELTLTDRLWLLAHLLMPQRAAAAQSPDDPALVLFTSGSEGKPKGVVHSHDSLLANVAQVRAVADFTPLDKFMMALPLFHSFGLTCGVLLPLVSGCKVFLYPSPLHYRIVPELVYDRDCSVLFGTSTFLGNYAKYAHPYDFGRLRYVVAGAERLNEEVRQTWIDRFGIRILEGYGITECAPVVAVNVPMACRRGSVGQLLPGIEHELEPVPGIDHGGALHLHGPNLLKGYLLFDQPGVIQAPPAIRPGWYATGDIVELDADGFLHIRGRLKRFAKLAGEMVSLEVVEQIAGEAAPGFAHAAATRGDAAKGEALVLFTTAPELAREQLLAAARRLGASELAVPRDIRRLDALPLLGTGKTDHVALKRLAATEQPS is encoded by the coding sequence ATGCTCAAGCTCCTCCTGCGCAACCTGCTGCAGCGCCTGCTGCGCGTGCGCGTGCACGGCGAAACGGACGTGTTCGCCAACCCGCGCACGCTGATCGTCGCCAACCACGAATCCTTCCTCGACGGCCTGCTGCTCGGCCTGTTCCTGCCGGTGGACGCCACCTTCGTGGTGCACTCGCAGATCGCCAGCCGGCCGCTGCTGGGTTTCCTGCTGCGCTTCGTGCCGCACCTGGCGGTCGACTCGACCAGCCCGCTGACGATGAAGCAGATCGTCCGCCTGGTGGAGAGCGGCCGGCCGGTGGTGATCTTCCCCGAGGGGCGCATCACCCGCACCGGCTCGCTGATGAAGGTCTACGACGGCGCCGGCTTCGTCGCCGCCAAGACCGGCGCCACCGTGGTGCCGGTGCGCATCGACGGCGCCGCGCGCAGCTACTTCGGCCGCCTGGCCGGGGTCTATCCGCGCCGCCTGCTGCCGCAGGTCGACCTGTACGTGCAGCCGCCGCGGCAGATCGCCATGCCGGCGCTGCCCTCGGCCAAGCAGCGCCGCCGCCGCGCCGGCGAGCTGATGCGCCACATCCTGCTCGACATGCTGGTGGCCAGCCGGCCGCGGCGCACCCTGTTCGAAGCCTTCCTCGACGCCAAGGCAGTGTTCGGCAGCGACTACCAGCTGGTCGAGGACGTGCGCATGGTCGAGGAGTCCTACGGCTCGCTGCTGAAGATGGCCCTCGGCCTCGGTCGCCTGCTCAGCCGCCACACCGCGCCCGGCGAGATCGTCGGCGTGCTCACCCCCAACGCCGCGCCGACCCTCGGCCTGGTGCTCGGCCTGTCGCTGAATACGCGCATCCCGGCGATGCTCAACTACACCGCAGGCAAAGACGGCCTGCAGGCGGCCTGCACCGCCGCCGCCATCCGCACCGTGGTCGCCTCGCGCACCTTCGTCGACAAGGCACGCCTCGGCGGCCTGCTCGACGGGCTCGAGGGCGTCCGCGTGCTCTACCTGGAGGACCTCAAGGCCGAGCTGACGCTCACCGACCGCCTGTGGCTGCTCGCCCACCTGCTGATGCCCCAGCGCGCGGCCGCGGCGCAGAGCCCCGACGATCCGGCGCTGGTGCTGTTCACCTCCGGCTCGGAGGGCAAGCCCAAGGGCGTGGTGCACTCGCACGACTCGCTGCTGGCCAACGTCGCCCAGGTGCGCGCGGTGGCCGACTTCACCCCGCTCGACAAGTTCATGATGGCGCTGCCGCTGTTCCACTCCTTCGGCCTGACCTGCGGCGTGCTGCTGCCGCTGGTGTCCGGCTGCAAGGTGTTCCTCTATCCCAGCCCGCTGCACTACCGCATCGTCCCCGAGCTGGTCTACGACCGCGACTGCAGCGTGCTGTTCGGCACCTCGACCTTCCTCGGCAACTACGCCAAGTACGCCCACCCCTACGACTTCGGCCGCCTGCGCTACGTGGTGGCCGGCGCCGAGCGCCTCAACGAAGAGGTGCGCCAGACCTGGATCGACAGGTTCGGCATCCGCATCCTCGAAGGCTACGGCATCACCGAGTGCGCGCCGGTGGTGGCGGTCAACGTGCCGATGGCCTGCCGGCGCGGCAGCGTCGGCCAGCTGCTGCCGGGCATCGAGCATGAGCTGGAACCGGTACCGGGCATCGACCATGGCGGCGCCCTGCACCTGCACGGCCCGAACCTGCTCAAGGGCTACCTGCTGTTCGACCAGCCCGGGGTGATCCAGGCCCCGCCGGCGATCCGCCCCGGCTGGTACGCCACCGGCGACATCGTCGAGCTCGACGCCGACGGCTTCCTGCACATCCGCGGCCGCCTCAAGCGCTTCGCCAAGCTGGCCGGCGAGATGGTCTCGCTGGAGGTGGTCGAGCAGATCGCCGGCGAGGCCGCGCCCGGCTTCGCCCACGCCGCGGCGACCCGAGGCGACGCCGCCAAGGGCGAGGCACTGGTGCTGTTCACCACCGCCCCCGAGCTGGCCCGCGAGCAGCTGCTGGCCGCCGCGCGACGCCTGGGCGCCAGCGAGCTGGCGGTGCCGCGCGACATCCGCCGCCTCGACGCCCTGCCGCTGCTCGGCACCGGCAAGACCGACCACGTCGCCCTCAAGCGCCTCGCCGCCACGGAGCAGCCGTCATGA
- the nifD gene encoding nitrogenase molybdenum-iron protein alpha chain, which yields MSGMSREEVESLIQEVLEVYPEKARKDRAKHLAVNDQSVAQSKKCITSNKKSLPGLMTIRGCAYAGSKGVVWGPIKDMIHISHGPVGCGQYSRAGRRNYYIGTTGVNAFVTMNFTSDFQEKDIVFGGDKKLSKLIDEVETLFPLNKGISVQSECPIGLIGDDIEAVSKRKAAEHETTVVPVRCEGFRGVSQSLGHHIANDAVRDWVLGARDEDNSFATTPYDVAIIGDYNIGGDAWSSRILLEEMGLRVVAQWSGDGSIAEIELTPKVKLNLVHCYRSMNYISRHMEEKYGIPWMEYNFFGPTKTIESLRAIAAQFDESIQAKCEEVIAKYQPEWEAVVAKYRPRLEGKRVMLYIGGLRPRHVIGAYEDLGMEVVGTGYEFAHNDDYDRTIKEMGNATLLYDDVTGYEFEEFVKKVKPDLIGSGIKEKFIFQKMGIPFRQMHSWDYSGPYHGFDGFAIFARDMDMTLNNPCWKKLQAPWQKAEEAELKVAASA from the coding sequence ATGTCCGGTATGTCGCGCGAAGAGGTCGAATCCCTCATCCAGGAAGTCCTGGAAGTTTATCCCGAGAAAGCCCGCAAGGACCGCGCCAAGCACCTGGCCGTCAACGACCAGTCGGTCGCCCAGTCGAAGAAGTGCATCACCTCCAACAAGAAGTCGCTGCCCGGTCTGATGACCATCCGCGGCTGCGCCTACGCCGGCTCCAAGGGCGTGGTGTGGGGTCCGATCAAGGACATGATCCACATCTCCCACGGCCCGGTGGGCTGCGGCCAGTACTCCCGCGCCGGCCGCCGCAACTACTACATCGGCACCACCGGCGTGAACGCCTTCGTGACCATGAACTTCACCTCGGACTTCCAGGAGAAGGACATCGTCTTCGGCGGCGACAAGAAGCTGTCCAAGCTGATCGACGAGGTGGAAACCCTGTTCCCGCTGAACAAGGGCATCTCCGTGCAGTCCGAGTGCCCGATCGGCCTGATCGGCGACGACATCGAGGCGGTGTCCAAGCGCAAGGCCGCCGAGCACGAGACCACCGTGGTGCCGGTGCGCTGCGAGGGCTTCCGCGGCGTGTCGCAGTCGCTCGGCCACCACATCGCCAACGACGCGGTGCGCGACTGGGTGCTGGGTGCCCGCGACGAGGACAACTCGTTCGCCACCACCCCCTACGACGTGGCGATCATCGGCGACTACAACATCGGCGGCGACGCCTGGTCTTCGCGCATCCTGCTGGAAGAGATGGGCCTGCGCGTGGTCGCCCAGTGGTCCGGCGACGGCTCCATCGCCGAGATCGAGCTGACCCCCAAGGTCAAGCTGAACCTGGTGCACTGCTACCGCTCGATGAACTACATCTCCCGCCACATGGAAGAGAAGTACGGCATCCCGTGGATGGAGTACAACTTCTTCGGCCCGACCAAGACCATCGAGTCGCTGCGCGCCATCGCCGCCCAGTTCGACGAGTCGATCCAGGCCAAGTGCGAGGAAGTGATCGCCAAGTACCAGCCGGAGTGGGAAGCCGTCGTCGCCAAGTACCGTCCGCGCCTGGAGGGCAAGCGCGTCATGCTCTACATCGGCGGCCTGCGTCCGCGCCACGTGATCGGCGCCTACGAGGACCTGGGCATGGAAGTGGTCGGCACCGGCTACGAGTTCGCCCACAACGACGACTACGACCGCACCATCAAGGAAATGGGCAACGCCACCCTGCTCTACGACGACGTCACCGGCTACGAGTTCGAGGAATTCGTCAAGAAGGTCAAGCCCGACCTGATCGGCTCCGGCATCAAGGAGAAGTTCATCTTCCAGAAGATGGGCATCCCCTTCCGCCAGATGCACTCCTGGGACTACTCCGGCCCGTACCACGGCTTCGACGGCTTCGCCATCTTCGCCCGTGACATGGACATGACCCTCAACAACCCGTGCTGGAAGAAGCTGCAGGCGCCCTGGCAGAAGGCCGAGGAGGCCGAGCTGAAGGTCGCCGCCAGCGCCTGA
- a CDS encoding protein phosphatase 2C-like protein, protein MDRCSRHLPLLLTLLLSAAALLHGPIAQFEDYHAFADRLTLFGIPHFCDVLSNLGFAVVALWGLWRLAPRRRSHFAHSWPGYALFLAGLLLTAAGSSWYHLAPDDHRLLWDRLPIALASAGLLAGVWADCRQRDGRAFAALLGAFALAGVLWWYVTELTGVGDLRPYLLLQLLTILLIPLWQWLHGRPRGERLAFAGAMGLYLLAKLAELLDHQLAALLAPLTGHTLKHLLSAAATAVVVAQLARRAPLASDTDAVAPSRHSLHHS, encoded by the coding sequence ATGGATCGCTGCTCCCGCCACCTGCCGCTGCTGCTCACCCTGCTGCTGTCGGCCGCCGCCCTGCTGCACGGGCCCATCGCCCAGTTCGAGGACTACCACGCCTTCGCCGACCGGCTGACCCTGTTCGGCATCCCCCACTTCTGCGACGTGCTGTCCAACCTCGGCTTCGCCGTGGTCGCCCTGTGGGGGCTGTGGCGCCTGGCGCCGCGCCGCCGCAGCCACTTCGCGCACAGCTGGCCGGGCTACGCGCTGTTCCTCGCCGGCCTGCTGCTCACCGCCGCGGGTTCGAGCTGGTACCACCTGGCACCCGACGACCACCGCCTGCTGTGGGACCGCCTGCCGATCGCCCTGGCCAGCGCCGGGCTGCTCGCCGGGGTGTGGGCCGATTGTCGGCAACGCGATGGCCGCGCCTTCGCCGCCCTGCTCGGAGCCTTCGCGCTGGCCGGCGTGCTGTGGTGGTACGTCACCGAGCTGACCGGCGTCGGCGACCTGCGCCCCTACCTGCTGCTGCAGCTGCTGACCATCCTGCTGATCCCGCTGTGGCAGTGGCTGCATGGCCGCCCGCGCGGCGAGCGCCTGGCCTTCGCCGGTGCCATGGGCCTGTACCTGCTGGCCAAGCTCGCCGAGCTGCTCGACCACCAGCTGGCCGCCCTGCTCGCTCCGCTCACCGGCCATACCCTCAAGCACCTGCTGTCCGCCGCCGCTACCGCGGTGGTGGTCGCCCAGCTGGCGCGCCGCGCGCCGCTGGCCAGCGACACGGACGCGGTGGCACCATCGCGCCATTCCCTCCACCACTCCTGA
- the nifH gene encoding nitrogenase iron protein, translating into MAMRQCAIYGKGGIGKSTTTQNLVAALAEMGNKVMIVGCDPKADSTRLILHSKAQNTIMEMAAEAGTVEDLELEDVLKVGFGGVKCVESGGPEPGVGCAGRGVITAINFLEEEGAYDDDLDFVFYDVLGDVVCGGFAMPIRENKAQEIYIVCSGEMMAMYAANNISKGIVKYANSGGVRLAGLICNSRNTDREDELIIALAEKLGTQMIHFVPRDNVVQRAEIRRMTVIEYDPQAKQADEYRALASKIVSNKKLIIPTPITMDELEALLMEFGIMEEEDMSIVGKTAAEEVSA; encoded by the coding sequence ATGGCAATGCGTCAATGCGCTATCTACGGCAAGGGTGGGATCGGCAAGTCCACGACCACCCAGAACCTGGTCGCCGCCCTGGCCGAAATGGGCAATAAGGTGATGATCGTCGGCTGCGACCCGAAGGCCGACTCCACTCGCCTGATCCTGCACTCCAAGGCCCAGAACACCATCATGGAAATGGCCGCCGAGGCCGGCACCGTGGAAGACCTCGAGCTGGAAGACGTGCTCAAGGTCGGCTTCGGTGGCGTCAAGTGCGTCGAGTCGGGCGGCCCGGAGCCGGGCGTCGGCTGCGCCGGCCGTGGCGTGATCACCGCGATCAACTTCCTCGAAGAGGAAGGCGCCTATGACGACGACCTCGACTTCGTGTTCTACGACGTGCTCGGCGACGTGGTGTGCGGCGGCTTCGCCATGCCCATCCGCGAGAACAAGGCCCAGGAAATCTACATCGTCTGCTCCGGCGAGATGATGGCCATGTACGCCGCCAACAACATCTCCAAGGGCATCGTGAAGTACGCCAACTCCGGTGGCGTGCGTCTGGCCGGCCTGATCTGCAACAGCCGCAACACCGACCGCGAAGACGAGCTGATCATCGCCCTGGCCGAGAAACTGGGCACCCAGATGATCCACTTCGTGCCGCGCGACAACGTGGTGCAGCGCGCCGAAATCCGCCGCATGACCGTGATCGAGTACGACCCGCAGGCCAAGCAGGCCGACGAGTACCGCGCCCTGGCCAGCAAGATCGTCAGCAACAAGAAGCTGATCATCCCGACCCCGATCACCATGGACGAGCTGGAAGCGCTGCTGATGGAGTTCGGCATCATGGAAGAAGAGGACATGAGCATCGTCGGCAAGACCGCTGCCGAGGAAGTCAGCGCCTGA
- a CDS encoding SIR2 family protein, which translates to MNSSLINEILAELRTGHVVPYLGPEVLRGVADRDSGRPMPADSDSLILAMTGGQPMSPRLMYEFPRAAMHLENKKGRSFIERFLTQAYAGDNWTASPVHQWLADLELPYLIDCNRDNLLQRRYAERPHTLVVGAARIAATPYRFDLYQGEAGHYRPLELAEVDTALPVLFKPLGTPLPRPSFVASDADFVDYITELMGGFAVPAWLKLRRKNKRYLFLGMRFNRDTERMVMSDLIHDAAEPAGWVLIAEPTDKERKVCARKNLQLVEADWSELLAAAAPAIPAGNPTATLVARIP; encoded by the coding sequence GTGAACAGCAGCCTGATCAACGAAATCCTCGCCGAGCTCCGTACGGGCCATGTGGTGCCCTACCTGGGGCCCGAGGTGCTGCGCGGGGTGGCCGACCGCGACAGCGGCCGACCGATGCCGGCCGACAGCGACAGCCTGATCCTCGCCATGACCGGCGGCCAGCCGATGTCGCCGCGGCTGATGTACGAGTTCCCGCGCGCCGCCATGCACCTGGAGAACAAGAAGGGCCGCAGCTTCATCGAGCGCTTCCTGACCCAGGCCTACGCCGGCGACAACTGGACGGCGTCGCCCGTGCACCAGTGGCTGGCCGACCTGGAGCTGCCCTACCTCATCGACTGCAACCGCGACAACCTGCTGCAGCGCCGCTACGCCGAGCGCCCGCACACCCTGGTGGTCGGCGCCGCACGCATCGCCGCCACCCCCTATCGCTTCGACCTCTACCAGGGCGAGGCCGGCCACTACCGCCCGCTCGAACTGGCCGAGGTCGACACCGCCCTGCCGGTGCTGTTCAAGCCGCTCGGCACGCCGCTGCCCAGGCCGAGCTTTGTCGCCTCGGACGCCGACTTCGTCGACTACATCACCGAGCTGATGGGCGGCTTCGCCGTGCCGGCCTGGCTCAAGCTGCGCCGCAAGAACAAGCGCTACCTGTTCCTCGGCATGCGCTTCAACCGCGACACCGAGCGCATGGTGATGAGCGACCTGATCCACGACGCCGCCGAACCGGCCGGCTGGGTGCTGATCGCCGAGCCGACCGACAAGGAACGCAAGGTCTGCGCGCGCAAGAACCTTCAGCTGGTCGAGGCCGACTGGAGCGAGCTGCTCGCGGCAGCCGCACCCGCCATCCCGGCCGGCAACCCCACCGCCACGCTCGTGGCCCGAATCCCTTGA
- the nifK gene encoding nitrogenase molybdenum-iron protein subunit beta, which yields MSQQVDNIKPSYPLFRDQEYKDMLARKRDAFEEKHPQDKIDEVFQWTTTREYQELNFQREALTINPAKACQPLGAVLCALGFEKTMPYVHGSQGCVAYFRTYFNRHFREPVSCVSDSMTEDAAVFGGQQNMKDGLQNCKATYKPDMIAVSTTCMAEVIGDDLNAFINNSKKEGFIPDEYPVPFAHTPSFVGSHVTGWDNMFEGIARYFTLNHMEDKVVGSNHKVNVVPGFETYLGNFRVIKRMLKEMDVGYSFLSDPEEVLDTPADGEFRMYAGGTTQDEIKDAPNAITTLLLQPWQLEKTRKLVENTWKQEVPKLNIPMGLDWTDEFLMKVSEATGQPIPASLAKERGRLVDMITDSHTWLHGKKFAIWGDPDFVMGLAKFLLELGCEPTHILCNNGNKRWKKAMDAILEASPYGKDCTVYIGKDLWHLRSLVFTDKPDFMIGNSYGKFIQRDTLHKGKEFEVPLIRIGFPIFDRHHLHRSTTLGYEGAMQMLTTIVNAVLERLDEETRGMQETDYNYDLVR from the coding sequence ATGAGCCAGCAAGTCGACAACATCAAACCCAGCTACCCGCTGTTCCGCGACCAGGAATACAAGGACATGCTTGCCCGCAAGCGCGATGCCTTCGAGGAGAAGCATCCGCAGGACAAGATCGACGAAGTGTTCCAGTGGACCACCACCCGGGAATACCAGGAACTCAACTTCCAGCGCGAAGCCCTGACCATCAACCCGGCCAAGGCCTGCCAGCCGCTCGGCGCCGTGCTGTGCGCCCTCGGCTTCGAGAAGACCATGCCCTACGTGCATGGCTCGCAGGGCTGCGTGGCCTACTTCCGCACCTACTTCAACCGCCACTTCCGCGAGCCGGTGTCCTGCGTGTCCGACTCGATGACCGAGGACGCCGCAGTGTTCGGCGGTCAGCAGAACATGAAGGACGGCCTGCAGAACTGCAAGGCCACCTACAAGCCGGACATGATCGCGGTGTCCACCACCTGCATGGCCGAGGTGATCGGCGACGACCTCAACGCCTTCATCAACAACTCGAAGAAGGAGGGCTTCATCCCGGACGAGTACCCGGTGCCCTTCGCCCACACCCCGAGCTTCGTCGGCAGCCACGTCACCGGCTGGGACAACATGTTCGAGGGCATCGCCCGCTACTTCACCCTGAACCACATGGAAGACAAGGTGGTCGGCAGCAACCACAAGGTCAACGTGGTACCGGGCTTCGAGACCTACCTGGGCAACTTCCGCGTGATCAAGCGCATGCTCAAGGAGATGGACGTCGGCTACAGCTTCCTCTCCGACCCGGAAGAAGTGCTGGATACCCCGGCCGACGGCGAGTTCCGCATGTACGCCGGCGGCACCACCCAGGACGAGATCAAGGACGCGCCGAACGCCATCACCACCCTGCTGCTGCAGCCCTGGCAGCTGGAAAAGACCAGGAAGCTGGTCGAGAATACCTGGAAGCAGGAGGTTCCCAAGCTCAACATCCCGATGGGCCTGGACTGGACCGACGAATTCCTGATGAAGGTCAGCGAGGCCACCGGCCAGCCGATCCCGGCCAGCCTGGCCAAGGAGCGCGGTCGCCTGGTCGACATGATCACCGACTCGCACACCTGGCTGCACGGCAAGAAGTTCGCCATCTGGGGCGACCCGGACTTCGTCATGGGCCTGGCCAAGTTCCTGCTGGAGCTGGGTTGCGAGCCGACCCACATCCTCTGCAACAACGGCAACAAGCGCTGGAAGAAGGCCATGGACGCCATCCTGGAGGCCTCGCCGTACGGCAAGGACTGCACCGTGTACATCGGCAAGGACCTCTGGCACCTGCGCTCGCTGGTGTTCACCGACAAGCCGGACTTCATGATCGGCAACAGCTACGGCAAGTTCATCCAGCGCGACACCCTGCACAAGGGCAAGGAGTTCGAGGTGCCGCTGATCCGCATCGGCTTCCCGATCTTCGACCGCCACCACCTGCACCGCTCCACCACCCTCGGCTACGAGGGCGCCATGCAGATGCTCACCACCATCGTCAACGCGGTGCTCGAGCGTCTCGACGAGGAAACCCGCGGCATGCAGGAAACCGACTACAACTACGACCTGGTCCGCTGA
- a CDS encoding MFS transporter produces MSSPLDLLRARRFAPLFVTQFLGAFNDNLYKNALVVLLTFQAAQWTSLSIGLLANLAAGLFILPFFLFSATAGQLADKYDKATLARWTKLLEIVIVLLAGAGFWAHSLELLLAALFLLGLQSTLFGPVKYAILPQHLHEDELVGGNALIEAGTFVAILIGTLAGGLLAAVEGGSLWITAACLAVAVVGYWSSLAIPAAPAPEPQLKVNPNPLSETWRNIGFARENRTVFLSILGISWFWLYGALLLAQFPAYAKDVLGGSESGVTLLLGIFTLGIGAGSMLCERLSGKLVEIGLVPLGSIGLTVFGLDLAFASPAVPPPAPLALAELLQAPGTLRVLFDLFALGLFGGFFIVPLYALMQLRSAAAHRARIVAANNILNALFMVVGAGAAAGMLAAGLSIPELFAAAALINALVAVYIYRLVPEFLLRFLDWLLVHSVYRLDKQGVEHIPQSGPALLVCNHVSYVDALVIAAACRRPIRFVMDHRIFRWPLLSFVFRHARAIPIAPAKEDAALLEKAYAEVAAALAAGELVAIFPEGRLTPDGEVGPFRPGIQRILRRHPVAVLPMALSGLWASPFSRRATSLLRRLGQLHPLRRVTLKVGEPVAAQAAEPEVLRQKVIELRGEVA; encoded by the coding sequence ATGAGTTCGCCGCTCGACCTGCTCAGGGCACGCCGCTTCGCCCCGCTGTTCGTCACCCAGTTCCTCGGCGCGTTCAACGACAACCTGTACAAGAACGCCCTGGTGGTGTTGCTGACCTTCCAGGCCGCGCAGTGGACCAGCCTGTCCATCGGCCTGCTGGCCAACCTGGCGGCCGGCCTGTTCATCCTGCCGTTCTTCCTGTTCTCCGCCACCGCCGGCCAGCTCGCCGACAAGTACGACAAGGCCACCCTGGCGCGCTGGACCAAGCTGCTGGAGATCGTCATCGTCCTGCTCGCCGGCGCCGGCTTCTGGGCGCACAGCCTGGAGCTGCTGCTCGCCGCGCTGTTCCTGCTCGGCCTGCAGTCGACCCTGTTCGGCCCGGTGAAGTACGCCATCCTCCCCCAGCACCTGCACGAGGACGAGCTGGTCGGCGGCAACGCGCTGATCGAGGCCGGCACCTTCGTCGCCATCCTGATCGGCACCCTGGCCGGCGGTCTGCTCGCCGCCGTCGAGGGCGGCAGCCTGTGGATCACCGCCGCCTGCCTGGCGGTCGCCGTGGTCGGCTACTGGAGCAGCCTGGCCATCCCCGCCGCGCCGGCCCCCGAACCGCAACTGAAGGTCAACCCCAACCCGCTGAGCGAGACCTGGCGCAACATCGGCTTCGCCCGCGAGAACCGCACGGTGTTCCTGTCGATCCTCGGCATCTCCTGGTTCTGGCTGTACGGCGCACTGCTGCTCGCCCAGTTCCCGGCCTACGCCAAGGACGTGCTGGGCGGCAGCGAGAGCGGCGTGACCCTCTTGCTCGGCATCTTCACCTTAGGGATAGGCGCCGGCTCCATGCTCTGCGAGCGGCTGTCCGGCAAGCTGGTGGAGATCGGCCTGGTGCCACTCGGCTCGATCGGCCTGACCGTCTTCGGTCTCGATCTGGCCTTCGCCTCGCCGGCCGTGCCGCCGCCGGCGCCGCTGGCGCTGGCCGAGCTGCTGCAGGCGCCGGGTACCCTGCGCGTGCTGTTCGACCTGTTCGCCTTGGGCCTGTTCGGCGGCTTCTTCATCGTGCCGCTGTACGCGCTGATGCAGCTGCGCTCGGCCGCGGCGCACCGCGCGCGGATCGTCGCCGCCAACAACATCCTCAATGCGCTGTTCATGGTGGTCGGCGCCGGCGCCGCGGCCGGGATGCTCGCCGCCGGGCTGTCGATTCCCGAGCTGTTCGCTGCCGCCGCGCTGATCAACGCGCTGGTCGCCGTGTACATCTACCGGCTGGTGCCGGAGTTCCTGCTGCGCTTCCTCGACTGGCTGCTGGTGCACTCGGTCTACCGCCTGGACAAGCAGGGCGTCGAGCACATCCCGCAGAGCGGCCCGGCGCTCTTGGTGTGCAACCACGTCAGCTACGTCGACGCCCTGGTGATCGCCGCCGCCTGCCGCCGGCCGATCCGCTTCGTGATGGACCACCGCATCTTCCGCTGGCCGCTGCTGTCGTTCGTGTTCCGCCACGCCCGCGCCATCCCCATCGCCCCGGCCAAGGAGGATGCCGCGCTGCTGGAGAAGGCCTATGCCGAGGTGGCCGCGGCGCTGGCCGCTGGTGAGCTGGTGGCGATCTTCCCCGAAGGCCGCCTGACTCCGGACGGCGAAGTCGGCCCGTTCCGCCCCGGCATCCAGCGCATCCTCAGGCGCCACCCGGTGGCGGTGCTGCCCATGGCGCTGTCCGGGCTGTGGGCCAGCCCGTTCTCGCGCCGGGCCACTTCACTGCTGCGGCGCCTCGGCCAGCTGCATCCGCTGCGCCGCGTCACCCTCAAGGTGGGCGAGCCGGTGGCGGCGCAGGCAGCCGAGCCGGAGGTGTTGCGGCAGAAGGTGATCGAGCTGCGCGGCGAGGTTGCTTAG
- a CDS encoding helix-turn-helix transcriptional regulator yields MSELDQLLSTLKRQLKARGMTYRDLAGQLDLSEASVKRLFASGSFTLERLLQIANLLGFTLAELSQEAAASGQRLHTLSEAQERELVSDDQLLLVAVCVLNQWSLADILSVYRLSEAEAIRCLARLDRLRLIELLPGNRVRLNVARDFDWRPDGPIQRFFLRQGLGEFLASDFAGADQALGFAHGMLTEAALAQLQAEVRRLRQRFAELHEESLAAPLARRRGCGLLLALREWELGAFTALRREP; encoded by the coding sequence ATGAGTGAACTCGACCAGCTGCTGTCCACCCTCAAGCGCCAGCTCAAGGCGCGCGGCATGACCTACCGCGACCTCGCCGGCCAGCTCGACCTCTCCGAGGCCAGCGTCAAGCGCCTGTTCGCCAGCGGCAGCTTCACCCTGGAACGCCTGCTGCAGATCGCCAATCTGCTCGGCTTCACCCTCGCCGAGCTGAGCCAGGAGGCGGCCGCCAGCGGCCAGCGCCTGCACACCCTGAGCGAGGCCCAGGAGCGCGAGCTGGTCTCCGACGACCAGCTGCTGCTGGTGGCGGTGTGCGTGCTCAACCAGTGGAGCCTGGCCGACATCCTCAGCGTATACCGCCTCAGCGAGGCCGAGGCGATCCGCTGCCTGGCGCGCCTCGACCGCCTGCGCCTGATCGAGCTGCTGCCCGGCAACCGCGTGCGCCTCAACGTGGCGCGCGACTTCGACTGGCGGCCGGACGGGCCGATCCAGCGCTTCTTCCTGCGCCAGGGTCTCGGCGAGTTCCTCGCCAGCGATTTCGCTGGCGCCGACCAGGCCCTCGGCTTCGCCCACGGCATGCTCACCGAGGCGGCGCTGGCCCAGCTGCAGGCCGAGGTGCGCCGCCTGCGCCAGCGCTTCGCCGAGCTGCACGAGGAGAGCCTGGCCGCGCCCCTGGCCAGGCGCCGCGGCTGCGGCCTGCTGCTGGCGCTGCGCGAGTGGGAGCTGGGCGCGTTCACTGCGCTGCGCCGCGAGCCCTGA